A portion of the Novosphingobium sp. KA1 genome contains these proteins:
- a CDS encoding 2Fe-2S iron-sulfur cluster-binding protein, giving the protein MGNLHVTMTDSDGVKHEFSDVEEGVSLMELGRSRGVSGIMGDCGGGCACATCHVYVAADWWNAVGEPDDVEFAMLDMVADVMKDTSRLGCQIRMKGDLDGLEVTVAPASGY; this is encoded by the coding sequence ATGGGCAACCTTCATGTCACCATGACCGACAGCGACGGCGTGAAGCACGAATTTTCCGACGTGGAGGAGGGCGTGAGCCTGATGGAACTGGGCCGTTCGCGCGGGGTTTCCGGGATCATGGGCGATTGCGGCGGCGGCTGCGCCTGCGCGACCTGCCACGTCTACGTCGCGGCCGACTGGTGGAACGCGGTGGGCGAGCCCGACGATGTGGAATTCGCCATGCTCGACATGGTGGCGGACGTCATGAAGGACACCAGCCGCCTCGGTTGCCAGATCAGGATGAAGGGCGATCTGGACGGGCTGGAAGTTACCGTGGCGCCGGCGTCGGGGTACTGA
- a CDS encoding cytochrome P450 — MSERLALSAGEQALLDSGSLADPAIQARPRDYYRAMRHGDPIHYDARLGSWLVTRHEDISAVQSDPVTFSVKHGYSEQQARGMREEFQAYLEEHGGGYFPDAIMSDPPYHTRIRKLMEQAFTAHRVKELEPRITEVVRAVIADVVARGDGRCDGVKDIAIPLTIRVIVEQLGLDQGMEEQISRWSVAVTAQIGAMQSRETMLANAAQIAELQQYLIAKMKEREASPSEDMLSDLVHAEVTGEDGGKEKLTFAEAVSLVRATLIAGNDTTATAIGNLFYALTTRPGMAELLESVADDDRQLNRFVEEHLRAEPPVRALSRMTTREVTVNGTRIPAHAHMLLVYGSGNDDETVFPDPRTFDPSRPNLGRHVAFGGGPHRCIGLALARMEVKVAAREIVRQMKNLKLAIPESAIRYQPSVATRTIESLPITFEAR, encoded by the coding sequence GTGAGCGAGCGGCTGGCGCTGAGCGCAGGGGAACAGGCGCTGCTGGACAGTGGTTCGCTGGCCGATCCCGCGATCCAGGCGCGGCCGCGCGACTACTACCGGGCCATGCGCCACGGCGATCCGATCCATTATGACGCGCGGCTCGGCTCCTGGCTGGTGACGCGGCACGAGGACATCTCGGCGGTCCAGTCGGACCCGGTGACCTTCTCGGTCAAGCACGGCTACTCCGAACAGCAGGCGCGCGGCATGCGCGAGGAGTTCCAGGCCTATCTCGAAGAGCATGGCGGCGGCTATTTCCCGGACGCGATCATGTCCGATCCGCCTTACCATACGCGCATCCGCAAGCTGATGGAGCAGGCCTTCACCGCCCACCGCGTAAAGGAACTGGAGCCGCGCATCACCGAAGTGGTGCGCGCCGTGATCGCCGACGTGGTGGCGCGCGGCGATGGCCGCTGCGACGGCGTGAAGGACATCGCCATTCCGCTGACCATCCGCGTGATCGTCGAGCAGCTCGGGCTCGATCAGGGCATGGAGGAGCAGATTTCGCGCTGGTCGGTGGCGGTCACCGCGCAGATCGGCGCGATGCAGAGCCGCGAGACGATGCTGGCCAACGCCGCGCAGATCGCCGAGCTTCAGCAATACCTGATCGCCAAGATGAAAGAGCGCGAGGCCAGCCCTTCGGAAGACATGCTGTCCGATCTGGTCCATGCCGAAGTCACGGGCGAGGATGGCGGCAAGGAAAAGCTGACTTTCGCGGAAGCCGTCTCGCTGGTGCGCGCCACGCTGATCGCGGGCAACGACACCACCGCGACCGCCATCGGCAACCTGTTCTACGCCCTCACCACGCGCCCCGGCATGGCCGAACTGCTGGAAAGCGTGGCAGACGACGATCGTCAACTCAATCGCTTCGTGGAGGAGCATCTGCGTGCCGAACCGCCGGTGCGGGCGCTCAGCCGCATGACCACGCGGGAAGTCACCGTGAACGGCACGAGGATCCCTGCCCATGCGCATATGCTGCTGGTCTACGGATCGGGCAACGACGACGAGACCGTGTTCCCGGACCCGCGCACGTTCGATCCTTCGCGGCCAAACCTTGGGCGTCACGTGGCCTTCGGTGGCGGTCCGCACCGCTGCATCGGGCTGGCGCTGGCGCGCATGGAAGTGAAGGTGGCGGCGCGCGAGATCGTCCGGCAGATGAAGAACCTGAAGCTGGCGATCCCCGAAAGCGCGATCCGCTACCAGCCGAGCGTCGCCACGCGCACGATCGAATCGCTGCCGATCACCTTCGAGGCGCGCTGA
- a CDS encoding SDR family NAD(P)-dependent oxidoreductase, giving the protein MAGELAGKVAVVTGGASGIGRATAALFVAEGAKVVIADIAGEAGEALAERLGPAAVYQPTDVADPAAVEAMIEAAVSRFGGIDVLFNNAGMSCGAFPSFLDDTLEDFDRVMRVNVLGPMLATRNAARIMARQGPDGRKRGGVILNNASIAGTLAGHAMMTYRASKAALIQFSKSSAIDLARHGIRVNCIVPGHVRTELSSFGEQGAESGLAARIEEGVNAVYLSNQLIKRRGEPDDVAQVALFLASERSRHMTGAVIPVEGGVTVGDPVNHLEEIFDARAAAFAAMERAEN; this is encoded by the coding sequence ATGGCCGGGGAACTTGCCGGCAAGGTGGCCGTCGTCACCGGCGGCGCCAGCGGCATCGGCCGCGCCACCGCGGCGCTGTTCGTGGCCGAAGGCGCGAAAGTCGTGATCGCCGATATTGCCGGCGAGGCGGGCGAGGCGCTGGCGGAAAGGCTCGGGCCAGCGGCGGTCTACCAGCCCACCGACGTCGCCGATCCGGCGGCGGTGGAGGCGATGATCGAGGCTGCCGTCTCCCGCTTCGGCGGGATCGACGTGCTGTTCAACAATGCGGGCATGTCCTGCGGCGCCTTCCCCAGCTTCCTCGACGATACGCTGGAGGATTTTGACCGGGTGATGCGGGTCAACGTGCTCGGGCCGATGCTGGCCACGCGCAATGCGGCGCGGATCATGGCGCGGCAGGGGCCTGATGGTCGGAAGCGGGGCGGCGTGATCCTCAACAATGCCTCCATTGCCGGCACCCTGGCGGGCCATGCGATGATGACCTACCGCGCGTCCAAGGCGGCGCTGATCCAGTTCTCCAAGTCCTCCGCCATCGATCTGGCGCGGCATGGCATCCGGGTGAACTGCATCGTGCCGGGCCATGTGCGCACCGAACTCTCTTCCTTCGGCGAGCAGGGGGCGGAGAGCGGCCTTGCCGCGCGGATCGAGGAGGGGGTGAACGCGGTCTACCTCTCCAACCAGCTGATCAAGCGGCGCGGCGAACCGGACGACGTGGCGCAAGTGGCGCTGTTCCTCGCCAGCGAGCGGTCGCGCCACATGACCGGCGCGGTGATTCCGGTCGAGGGCGGGGTGACCGTGGGGGACCCGGTCAACCACCTCGAGGAGATCTTCGACGCCCGCGCGGCGGCATTCGCGGCAATGGAGCGCGCGGAAAACTGA